The Cervus elaphus chromosome 21, mCerEla1.1, whole genome shotgun sequence genome window below encodes:
- the MOS gene encoding proto-oncogene serine/threonine-protein kinase mos → MPSPLPRRPHLPGDLSPSSGDSRPCSSPCELLGGIPPRAPRLRRRLAWCSIDWEQVCLLRRLGAGGFGSVYEATYYGVRVAVKQVSRCSKNPRASRRSFWAELNAARLRHANIVRVLAASTRPPPAFNSLGTVIMEFGGNITLHQVIYGPTSCPGDAGAHLGLERCLKYCLDVVSGLLFLHAQSIVHLDLKPANILISEQDVCKIGDFGCSARLEDLRSPRTPHHLGGTYTHRAPELLKGEPVTPKADIYSFAITLWQMSTREAPFSGERQHVLYAVVAYHLRPALRAPVFTDSVLGKTLAGIVQRCWAALAPERPSAELLLGDLHALKEELGGLETGSR, encoded by the coding sequence ATGCCCTCGCCCCTCCCGCGGCGCCCTCACCTGCCCGGCGACCTCTCGCCGTCGTCGGGGGACTCGCGGCCCTGCAGCAGCCCCTGCGAGCTCTTGGGGGGCATCCCGCCACGGGCCCCGCGCCTCCGGCGCCGGCTGGCCTGGTGCTCCATCGACTGGGAGCAGGTGTGTCTGCTACGGAGGCTGGGCGCGGGGGGCTTCGGCTCAGTGTACGAGGCGACCTACTACGGCGTGCGCGTGGCCGTCAAGCAGGTGAGCCGGTGCTCCAAGAACCCGCGGGCGTCGAGGCGCAGCTTCTGGGCCGAGCTCAACGCGGCCCGGCTGCGCCATGCCAACATCGTGCGCGTGCTGGCGGCCAGCACGCGCCCGCCCCCGGCTTTCAACAGCCTGGGGACCGTCATCATGGAGTTCGGGGGCAACATCACCTTGCACCAGGTCATCTACGGCCCCACCAGCTGCCCTGGGGACGCCGGCGCGCACCTGGGCTTGGAGAGGTGTCTAAAGTACTGCCTAGATGTGGTCAGCGGCCTGCTGTTCCTCCACGCGCAGAGCATCGTTCACTTGGACCTCAAGCCGGCCAACATCCTCATCAGTGAGCAGGACGTCTGCAAGATCGGGGACTTCGGCTGCTCCGCGAGGCTGGAAGACCTGCGGAGCCCGCGGACACCTCACCACCTGGGCGGCACCTACACTCACCGAGCCCCAGAGCTCCTCAAAGGAGAGCCCGTTACTCCCAAGGCCGACATCTACTCCTTCGCCATCACCCTCTGGCAGATGAGCACGCGGGAGGCGCCCTTCTCTGGGGAGCGGCAGCACGTGCTCTACGCCGTGGTGGCCTACCACCTACGGCCCGCCCTCCGGGCGCCGGTCTTCACCGACTCGGTCCTGGGGAAGACGTTGGCGGGCATCGTCCAGCGCTGCTGGGCGGCCCTTGCTCCCGAGAGGCCGAGCGCAGAGCTTCTCTTGGGGGACCTCCACGCTTTGAAAGAGGAGCTGGGAGGACTTGAGACTGGATCCAGATAA